Proteins encoded by one window of Cyprinus carpio isolate SPL01 chromosome B6, ASM1834038v1, whole genome shotgun sequence:
- the LOC109062094 gene encoding intraflagellar transport protein 56, whose protein sequence is MLLSRMKPAVGGEASTSSNEKKRKNKSKRIPRLEDYLNQRDYLGALTLLEFQRNGGVSVEHADLWIGFCAFHLGDHKRAMEEYKALTLRPECPVDVWVYLGCSLFFLGLYKEAEEAALKGPKTQLQNRLLFHLAHKFSDEKKLMGFHQNLEDVTEDQLSLASIHYMRSHYQEAIDIYKRILLQNREFLALNVYVALCYYKLDYYDVSQEVLAVYLQSIPDSTIALNLKACNHFRLYNGKAAETELKNLMDISSSSFQFAKELIQHNLVVFRGGEGALQVLPPLIDVISEARLNLVIYYFRQDDIQEAYKLIKDLEPTTPQEYILKGVVNAALGQDIGSRDHLKIAQQFFQLVGGSASECDTIPGRQCMASCFFLLKQFEDVLIYLNSVKSYFYNDDAFNFNYAQAKAALGNYREAEEVFLLIQNEKIKNDYVYLSWLARCYIMNQKARQAWELYLRLETSSDPFSLLQLIANDCYKMGQFYYAAKAFDALERLDQNPEYWEGKRGACVGIFQLILAGRESRETLKEVLPMLKSTGNPQVEYIIRIMKKWAKDNRVAL, encoded by the exons ATG CTCTTGTCTCGGATGAAACCTGCCGTGGGTGGTGAAGCCTCCACCAGCTCTAATGAGAAGAAACGGAAAAATAAGAGCAAAAGGATTCCAAGACTTGAGGATTATCTAAACCAAAGAGACTATTTGGGAGCCCTGACTCTCTTAGAG TTTCAGCGTAATGGCGGAGTGTCAGTGGAGCATGCAGACCTTTGGATTGGCTTCTGTGCCTTTCATTTGGGAGACCACAAGAGAGCAATGGAG GAGTACAAAGCCCTCACTTTGAGGCCAGAGTGTCCGGTGGATGTCTGGGTATATCTGGGCTGTTCGCTCTTTTTCCTGGGGCTTTATAAAGAGGCCGAGGAGGCGGCATTAAAAG GGCCAAAAACTCAGCTTCAGAATCGCCTGCTCTTTCATTTAGCTCATAAG TTCAGTGATGAGAAGAAGCTGATGGGTTTCCATCAGAACCTGGAGGACGTGACTGAGGATCAGCTGAGCTTGGCTTCCATTCATTATATGCGCTCTCATTACCAGGAGGCCATTGATATCTACAAACGCATCTTACTGCAGAACAG AGAATTTCTGGCCCTGAATGTGTATGTGGCTTTGTGTTACTATAAGCTGGATTACTATGACGTGTCTCAGGAGGTTTTGGCCGTGTATCTGCAGAGCATTCCTGACTCTACTATCGCCCTCAACCTCAAAGCCTGCAACCACTTCAGACTCTACAATGGCAAAGCTGCTGAG ACGGAGTTGAAGAACCTGATGGATATCTCTTCCAGCTCGTTTCAGTTTGCTAAAGAGCTCATTCAGCACAATCTGGTTGTGTTTCGTGGGGGTGAGGGGGCCTTGCAGGTTTTACCTCCTCTGATTGACGTCATATCAGAGGCCAGACTCAACCTGGTCATCTACTATTTCAGACAAG ATGACATTCAGGAGGCCTACAAACTCATCAAAGACCTTGAGCCCACCACACCCCAG GAATATATTCTGAAGGGGGTGGTGAATGCTGCTTTGGGACAAGATATCGGATCG AGGGACCATTTAAAAATTGCCCAGCAGTTTTTCCAGTTGGTTGGAGGCTCAGCCAGTGAATGTG ACACGATACCCGGCAGGCAGTGTATGGCCTCTTGCTTCTTCCTGCTGAAACAGTTTGAGGATGTGCTTATATATCTCAACTCAGTCAAG AGTTACTTCTACAATGACGACGCATTCAACTTTAACTACGCTCAGGCCAAGGCTGCCCTGGGAAACTACAGGGAGGCTGAAGAG GTGTTCCTGCTCATCCAGAACGAGAAGATCAAGAATGATTATGTTTACCTGAGCTGGTTGGCGCGCTGCT ACATCATGAATCAGAAGGCTCGACAGGCCTGGGAGCTCTATCTCAGACTGGAAACCTCATCTGACCCTTTCAGCCTCCTGCAGCTCATCGCAAATGACTGCTACAAG ATGGGGCAGTTCTATTATGCAGCTAAAGCATTTGATGCTCTAGAGAGACTGGATCAAAACCCTGAGTACTGGGAGGGGAAGCGTGGAGCATGTGTCGGGATCTTCCAGCTCATTCTGGCAGGCCGAGAGTCCAG
- the LOC109057033 gene encoding 40S ribosomal protein SA: MSGGLDVLQMKEEDVLKFLAAGTHLGGTNLDFQMEQYVYKRKSDGVYIINLKKTWEKLLLAARAIVAIENPADVCVISSRNTGQRAVLKFASATGATTFAGRFTPGTFTNQIQAAFREPRLLIVTDPRADHQPLTEASYVNIPTIALCNTDSPLRYVDIAIPCNNKGPHSVGLMWWMLAREVLRMRGTISREHPWEVMPDLYFYRDPEEIEKEEQAAAEKAVGKEEFQGEWTAPVPDFNQPEVADWSEGVQVPSVPIQQFPASIEAPAKAAPAEVFAEDWSAQPATEDWSAAPTAQAGDWGGTTADWS; the protein is encoded by the exons ATGTCCGGAGGTCTGGATGTCCTTCAGATGAAGGAGGAGGATGTGCTGAAGTTCCTGGCAGCAGGAACCCATCTGGGAGGAACCAACCTGGACTTCCAGATGGAGCAGTACGTCTACAAGAGAAAGAGTGACG GCGTGTACATCATCAATCTAAAGAAGACTTGGGAGAAACTGCTGTTGGCTGCTCGTGCCATTGTTGCCATCGAGAATCCAGCTGATGTTTGCGTTATCTCCTCCAGAAACACTGGCCAG AGAGCTGTGCTCAAGTTCGCCTCTGCCACTGGCGCGACCACCTTCGCTGGTCGTTTCACTCCTGGAACCTTCACCAATCAGATTCAGGCTGCTTTCAGGGAGCCCCGCCTCCTGATCGTGACAGATCCTCGTGCTGACCACCAGCCGCTGACTGAAGCCTCTTATGTCAACATCCCAACCATTGCCCTCTGCAACACCGACTCTCCTCTGAGATACGTCGACATTGCCATTCCATGCAACAACAAG ggtCCCCACTCTGTGGGTTTGATGTGGTGGATGTTGGCCAGAGAAGTGCTGAGGATGAGGGGCACCATCTCCAGGGAGCACCCATGGGAGGTCATGCCGGATCTGTACTTCTACAGAGATCCTGAGGAG ATTGAGAAGGAAGAGCAGGCCGCTGCAGAGAAGGCTGTAGGAAAGGAGGAGTTCCAGGGAGAATGGACCGCTCCTGTGCCCGACTTCAACCAGCCTGAGGTTGCTGACTGGTCTGAAGGTGTTCAGGTTCCATCTGTGCCCATCCAGCAGTTCCCAGCTAGCATTGAGG CTCCTGCCAAAGCTGCACCAGCTGAGGTGTTCGCAG AGGACTGGAGTGCTCAGCCTGCCACTGAGGACTGGTCTGCTGCTCCCACAGCTCAGGCCGGAGACTGGGGCGGCACCACTGCAGACTGGTCTTAA